A genomic window from Gemmatimonadaceae bacterium includes:
- the pstS gene encoding phosphate ABC transporter substrate-binding protein PstS gives MRRTVLVGAVLLSGVLLANCNRGGDGSGEARTSAPVVNGVRVDLTGAGATFPYPLYARWFNEYAQQTNVRINYQSIGSGGGIRQVVARTVDFGATDVPMSDEELVSANVKVLHIPTVIGAVALTYNLPGLKHPLRLSGEVIADIFLGRVTRWNDPRIAALNDDLALPAADILVVHRADGSGTSYIFSDYLASVSPAWASGPGRGKEVRWPVGIGGKGNEGVAGQVKQMIGALGYLEVVYARQNRLPVVHVRNREGRFISPMPFEIASAATAVLDSVNARATGGTDADLRLSIVNAPGAQSYPIASFTWMLLAPDAIGRAKTEQLVAFLRWALLESGDIASTLGYVPLPSDAAARIVERLERVTNVPASSR, from the coding sequence ATGCGACGAACTGTCCTGGTGGGTGCGGTACTCCTGAGCGGCGTCTTGCTCGCGAACTGCAACCGCGGTGGTGATGGATCAGGCGAGGCGCGCACGTCGGCGCCGGTCGTGAACGGGGTGCGGGTGGATCTGACCGGTGCTGGCGCCACGTTTCCCTATCCGCTGTATGCGCGCTGGTTCAACGAGTACGCGCAACAGACCAACGTGCGCATCAACTACCAGTCGATCGGCTCGGGCGGCGGCATCCGTCAGGTGGTCGCCCGTACGGTCGACTTCGGGGCGACGGACGTCCCGATGAGCGATGAGGAGCTGGTCAGCGCCAACGTGAAGGTGCTGCATATCCCCACGGTGATCGGCGCCGTCGCCCTGACGTACAACCTGCCCGGCCTCAAGCATCCCCTGCGTCTCAGCGGCGAGGTCATCGCCGACATCTTCCTCGGGCGCGTCACCCGCTGGAATGACCCGCGTATTGCGGCGCTGAACGACGACCTTGCGCTGCCGGCTGCCGACATCCTCGTCGTCCACCGCGCCGATGGCAGCGGAACGTCGTACATCTTCAGCGACTATCTGGCGAGTGTCTCGCCGGCGTGGGCCTCGGGCCCGGGCCGCGGCAAGGAGGTGCGCTGGCCCGTGGGTATCGGCGGCAAGGGCAACGAAGGTGTGGCCGGTCAGGTGAAGCAGATGATTGGGGCGCTCGGCTATCTCGAGGTGGTATACGCCCGCCAGAATCGCCTGCCGGTAGTGCACGTCCGCAATCGCGAGGGGCGCTTCATTTCACCGATGCCCTTTGAGATCGCCTCAGCCGCGACCGCGGTGCTCGATTCGGTCAATGCGCGTGCGACCGGCGGCACCGATGCCGACCTTCGACTCTCGATCGTGAACGCGCCGGGGGCGCAGTCGTATCCGATCGCGTCGTTCACGTGGATGCTGCTGGCGCCGGACGCCATCGGCCGCGCCAAGACTGAGCAGCTGGTGGCGTTCCTGCGCTGGGCGCTGTTGGAGAGCGGAGACATCGCCAGCACGCTCGGCTATGTGCCGCTGCCGAGTGACGCGGCCGCCCGCATCGTGGAGCGACTCGAGCGCGTGACCAACGTCCCCGCCTCGTCACGGTGA
- the pstC gene encoding phosphate ABC transporter permease subunit PstC gives MRGPDSVAPGRRSLGDRFYRPVTAACAAAIPLVLTMLAVYLLHGAWPVLSTHAGQLLTGSVWDVPRGQFGALPVIGGTLLSSLLALVLATPLALSVAILSAELAPRAVREPLTFLVNLLAAIPSVVYGLWGIYVLLPFLRRTVMPGLMLLPGSLFRGPAYGPSLLAATLLLAAMILPFIAGVSRDVLLAVPRAQREAALALGATRWEMIRDAVLPAARPGLFGGIMLGLGRALGETMAVTMVIGNRHALPSSLLDPTYTMASLLANEFAEASSATHLAALLAVATVLLALTLLVNVIARWLVARVERGASMPGRWA, from the coding sequence GTGAGGGGTCCCGATTCGGTCGCCCCCGGACGTCGCAGTCTTGGGGATCGCTTTTATCGGCCAGTAACGGCGGCCTGCGCGGCCGCGATCCCGCTCGTCCTGACGATGCTGGCGGTCTACCTGCTGCACGGCGCCTGGCCCGTGCTGTCCACGCATGCCGGTCAGTTACTGACCGGCAGCGTGTGGGACGTGCCGCGCGGGCAGTTCGGCGCGCTCCCGGTGATCGGCGGCACGCTCCTGTCGTCGCTGCTGGCGCTGGTGCTGGCGACACCGCTGGCGTTGTCGGTGGCGATTCTGTCGGCCGAACTGGCGCCGCGCGCCGTGCGGGAGCCGCTCACGTTTCTGGTCAATCTGCTGGCGGCGATTCCGTCGGTCGTGTACGGGCTCTGGGGGATCTACGTGCTGCTCCCCTTTCTGCGCCGCACCGTCATGCCTGGGTTGATGCTCCTGCCGGGGAGCCTGTTTCGCGGTCCGGCGTACGGTCCAAGTCTCCTGGCGGCCACGCTCCTGCTGGCCGCGATGATCCTGCCGTTCATTGCTGGTGTGAGCCGCGATGTGCTGCTCGCGGTGCCGCGCGCCCAGCGCGAAGCGGCGCTCGCCCTGGGCGCCACGCGTTGGGAGATGATTCGCGACGCGGTGCTCCCCGCCGCCCGACCGGGGCTCTTCGGCGGGATCATGCTCGGCCTCGGGCGCGCCCTCGGCGAGACGATGGCGGTCACGATGGTCATCGGCAATCGCCACGCGCTGCCGTCGTCGCTCCTCGATCCCACCTATACGATGGCCTCGCTGCTGGCGAACGAGTTCGCCGAGGCGAGCAGCGCCACGCACCTGGCCGCACTCTTGGCGGTCGCCACTGTTCTGCTGGCCCTCACGCTCCTCGTCAACGTGATTGCGCGGTGGTTGGTCGCCCGCGTGGAGCGTGGGGCGTCCATGCCCGGACGATGGGCATGA
- the pstA gene encoding phosphate ABC transporter permease PstA, with translation MTGLIWAGSIAALAPLVLIVGYILVNGIGQLTPSFLTHPPAPPGVRGGGVGNGVVGSLLLVAIAVTLGVPIGIGAGLYLAERRPSRLAAITRMLADVMSGLPSIVIGLFAWELVVRPTGHFSAWAGGVALALIVLPIVARATEEMVRLVPETITEAALALGFSRWRTAWQVVLRTALPGVTTAVLLALARVAGETAPLLFTAFGNPFWSVDPARPIAALPLQIYAYALSPYDEWRAQAWTGALVLLVLVAGIGFATRWVTRSRARLLAAVTPRVGRHEEPL, from the coding sequence ATGACCGGGCTGATCTGGGCCGGGAGTATCGCCGCGCTGGCGCCATTGGTGCTGATCGTGGGCTACATCCTCGTGAACGGGATCGGCCAACTCACCCCCAGCTTCCTGACCCATCCCCCCGCCCCTCCGGGCGTGCGTGGCGGCGGCGTGGGGAACGGGGTCGTTGGCAGCCTGCTGCTCGTCGCCATCGCCGTTACGCTCGGCGTTCCCATCGGCATTGGCGCCGGTCTGTATCTCGCCGAACGTCGCCCATCACGGCTGGCAGCCATCACCCGCATGCTGGCCGACGTGATGAGTGGCTTGCCCTCGATCGTGATTGGGCTGTTCGCGTGGGAGCTGGTGGTGCGCCCCACGGGGCACTTCTCGGCGTGGGCCGGCGGCGTCGCGCTGGCGCTCATCGTGCTGCCCATTGTGGCGCGGGCGACCGAAGAAATGGTGCGGCTGGTGCCGGAGACGATCACCGAAGCGGCACTCGCGCTGGGGTTCAGTCGTTGGCGCACGGCATGGCAGGTCGTACTCCGCACGGCGCTTCCTGGCGTGACGACGGCGGTGCTCCTCGCGCTCGCCCGTGTCGCCGGCGAAACGGCGCCCCTCCTCTTTACCGCGTTCGGCAATCCGTTCTGGTCGGTTGATCCGGCACGACCGATTGCCGCGCTGCCGCTCCAGATTTATGCGTACGCGCTCAGTCCGTACGACGAGTGGCGCGCGCAGGCGTGGACGGGGGCCCTGGTTTTGCTCGTCCTGGTCGCCGGCATCGGCTTCGCCACCCGTTGGGTCACGCGGTCACGGGCCCGGTTGCTGGCCGCCGTCACGCCGCGCGTCGGTCGCCACGAGGAGCCGCTGTAA
- a CDS encoding phosphate ABC transporter ATP-binding protein, protein MAPGVAIAELTAGYGPRTALHEVAFTSHPGRVTAIIGPSGCGKSTLLRCINRLHEEQPLAWVRGQVQITRGDQTGGDVVYDAEADVAALRRRIGMVFQRPTPFVTMSIFENVAAGVRAHEPQLSPRDLEARVTDALRRAGLWREVADRLNGNAMALSGGQQQRLCLARALAVGPRVLLLDEPTASLDPLGTQRIEELIYDLRGSVTMIMVTHNMQQAARISDDTVFLLQGKVVERATTRQLFTAPRDPRTEAYITGRFG, encoded by the coding sequence ATGGCGCCAGGCGTCGCCATCGCCGAGCTCACGGCCGGATACGGGCCGCGCACCGCGCTGCACGAGGTGGCGTTCACCAGTCATCCCGGCCGCGTGACCGCCATCATCGGGCCGTCGGGCTGCGGCAAGAGCACGCTGCTGCGCTGCATCAATCGGCTCCATGAGGAGCAGCCGCTCGCGTGGGTCCGCGGTCAGGTGCAGATCACGCGTGGCGACCAGACCGGCGGCGATGTGGTGTATGATGCCGAAGCCGATGTGGCCGCCCTGCGGCGCCGTATCGGGATGGTCTTTCAGCGGCCCACGCCCTTCGTCACCATGTCGATTTTCGAGAATGTCGCCGCTGGCGTGCGCGCGCATGAGCCGCAGCTGTCGCCGCGCGATCTCGAGGCGCGCGTGACCGACGCCCTGCGTCGGGCGGGACTGTGGCGCGAAGTTGCCGATCGGTTGAATGGCAATGCGATGGCGCTCTCCGGCGGGCAGCAACAACGACTCTGCCTGGCCCGCGCGCTCGCCGTTGGCCCGCGCGTGCTGCTGCTGGACGAGCCCACCGCGTCGCTCGATCCGCTCGGCACGCAGCGCATCGAAGAGCTCATCTACGACCTGCGCGGCAGCGTCACGATGATCATGGTCACGCACAACATGCAGCAGGCGGCCCGGATTTCGGACGACACGGTGTTCCTGCTGCAGGGGAAGGTCGTGGAGCGCGCCACCACGCGGCAGCTGTTCACCGCGCCACGCGATCCGCGCACCGAGGCCTACATCACCGGGCGTTTCGGATGA
- the pstB gene encoding phosphate ABC transporter ATP-binding protein PstB, which yields MTPLAREATAAGGAVTFQRYSAWFDDVPALTNVSLAIRPRSVTALIGPSGSGKSTLLRAINRLNDGLPGVRQSGRLLLDDEEIHGEGTDLTLLRQRVGMVFQRSNPFPRSIFDNVAYGPRLNRLASGADLEERVEHALRRAALWEEVRDRLHESALTLSGGQQQRLCIARALANTPEVLLLDEPTSALDPQATQRIEELLYELQQALTIVIVTHNLQQAARLASRTALLVDGVLVEEGDSARLFTRPTDSRTEDFITGRFG from the coding sequence ATGACGCCACTCGCGCGTGAGGCGACCGCGGCCGGCGGCGCCGTCACCTTCCAGCGCTATTCGGCGTGGTTCGACGACGTGCCGGCGTTGACGAACGTGTCGCTGGCCATTCGGCCACGCAGTGTCACGGCGCTGATCGGCCCGTCGGGCTCCGGCAAGAGCACGCTGCTGCGCGCGATCAATCGCCTCAACGATGGCCTGCCAGGGGTTCGCCAGAGCGGGCGTCTGCTGCTGGACGACGAGGAGATCCACGGCGAAGGCACCGACCTCACGCTGCTGCGCCAGCGCGTGGGGATGGTGTTTCAGCGCTCCAATCCGTTCCCGCGCTCGATCTTCGACAACGTGGCGTACGGACCGCGCCTCAACCGCCTGGCGAGCGGGGCCGACCTCGAAGAACGGGTGGAGCATGCCCTGCGGCGCGCCGCCCTCTGGGAGGAAGTCCGCGACCGGCTGCACGAGAGCGCGCTCACCCTGTCGGGCGGCCAACAGCAGCGCCTCTGCATCGCGCGGGCGCTCGCCAACACGCCGGAAGTCCTGCTGCTCGACGAGCCGACGAGTGCCCTCGACCCGCAGGCCACGCAGCGGATCGAGGAACTCCTCTACGAACTGCAGCAGGCCCTGACCATTGTGATCGTGACGCATAACTTGCAGCAGGCGGCGCGGCTCGCGAGCCGGACCGCGCTGCTGGTGGATGGCGTGCTCGTGGAAGAGGGCGATTCCGCCCGGCTCTTCACCCGGCCCACCGATTCACGGACCGAAGATTTCATCACCGGGAGATTCGGCTGA
- the phoU gene encoding phosphate signaling complex protein PhoU — protein sequence MPEVGGGYRHFHDELALLKQRLLDMSERAESLVALSVEALVERDLDKADAVIDADRELDRMEVEAENQAIAMLALQQPMARDLRFLIGAIKVSSDLERVGDHAVNIAQSAVRMANGPAGPALPALADMARRARAMLSDALDAFIRGDGALGRAVGKADDEVDGMHEGIFRTLLTHMMGDPRLISPSLELLLVSRNLERVADLATNIGEDAVYLAEGKQIRHRFEEDTEPLAASADLPPATDSPASS from the coding sequence ATGCCAGAAGTGGGTGGCGGATATCGGCATTTCCACGACGAGCTGGCGCTCCTCAAGCAGCGCCTGCTCGACATGTCCGAGCGCGCCGAAAGCCTGGTGGCGTTGTCGGTCGAAGCGCTGGTGGAGCGCGACCTCGACAAGGCCGACGCGGTGATCGATGCTGACCGGGAGCTCGATCGCATGGAGGTTGAGGCGGAGAATCAGGCGATCGCGATGCTCGCGCTGCAGCAGCCAATGGCCCGCGACCTGCGCTTCCTGATCGGCGCCATCAAGGTCTCGAGCGATCTCGAGCGCGTGGGCGATCATGCGGTCAACATTGCCCAATCGGCGGTGCGCATGGCCAATGGCCCCGCCGGCCCCGCGCTGCCGGCGCTGGCGGACATGGCTCGCCGCGCCCGGGCGATGCTCAGCGATGCGCTCGACGCCTTCATTCGGGGCGACGGCGCGCTCGGCCGCGCGGTGGGCAAGGCCGACGACGAAGTGGACGGGATGCATGAGGGGATCTTCCGGACGCTGCTCACCCACATGATGGGTGACCCGCGTCTCATCTCGCCGTCGCTCGAGCTCCTGCTCGTGAGCCGGAATCTGGAGCGCGTGGCGGACCTGGCCACCAACATCGGCGAGGATGCCGTGTATCTTGCAGAGGGGAAACAGATCCGCCATCGCTTCGAAGAGGACACCGAGCCGCTCGCGGCGTCGGCTGACCTGCCCCCTGCCACCGATTCGCCCGCCTCTTCCTGA
- a CDS encoding Ppx/GppA family phosphatase — translation MTAPSGSDVRIAAIDIGSNSVRQIVADVSPTGQIRVVDEMKAMPRLGEGIETTNALSETAVEAALAAVQRMVTLARQLGAERIEIVATSAVRDASNGGEFTARLAATTGEAVRILSGEEEAILCYRSALAHFELGAGRTVVMDIGGGSLELVLAKDGLIERLASLPFGAVRLTEKFLTPSVRPRRVRALREHVRLGLKKAVPVKDWRGAQIIGSGGTFTNLAGIMLSRHGVAARGTHGTRVTRAELEHVLDWLQTLDADERRYVPGLNPARSDIIVAGLAVAAEVLARFDPRDLLTSGYGIREGLLLEAARVMPPIVDPGVARERSVREFAERCHYEEPHARQVQRLALQLFDALANRMALTPEDRRLLADAALLHDVGYHINYEKHHKHSFHLISHAELLGMTPAEQVMIAHIARYHRGAAPKSKHVGFGELDRASRERIIKLSAILRFADGMDRGHVAAVDTVSVKWGGEVVRVHLRETEGATNVRLECWGASRKRHLLEDVLARRIVVVAPDGTEISADDLDGE, via the coding sequence ATGACCGCTCCTTCGGGTTCCGACGTTCGCATCGCCGCCATCGATATCGGCTCGAACTCGGTCCGTCAGATCGTCGCCGATGTCTCCCCCACCGGGCAGATACGCGTCGTTGACGAAATGAAGGCGATGCCCCGGCTGGGCGAGGGAATCGAAACCACGAACGCGCTCTCCGAAACGGCGGTCGAGGCCGCGCTGGCCGCAGTCCAGCGGATGGTCACGCTGGCGCGCCAGCTGGGCGCCGAACGCATCGAGATCGTGGCCACCAGCGCGGTGCGCGATGCCAGCAATGGGGGGGAGTTCACCGCCCGTCTCGCGGCCACGACCGGTGAAGCCGTGCGCATCCTGAGTGGCGAAGAAGAGGCCATTCTCTGCTATCGGAGCGCGCTGGCCCACTTTGAGCTGGGCGCGGGGCGGACCGTCGTCATGGATATCGGCGGCGGCTCGCTGGAACTCGTGCTCGCGAAGGACGGCCTCATCGAACGCCTCGCGTCGCTGCCGTTCGGCGCGGTGCGCCTGACCGAGAAGTTCCTCACGCCGTCGGTGCGACCGCGTCGGGTCCGTGCGCTACGCGAGCATGTGCGCCTGGGCCTCAAGAAGGCCGTCCCGGTCAAGGATTGGCGTGGCGCCCAGATCATCGGTTCGGGCGGCACGTTCACGAATCTGGCCGGCATCATGCTCTCGCGTCACGGCGTCGCCGCGCGCGGAACCCACGGCACGCGCGTGACCCGGGCGGAACTGGAGCATGTGCTCGACTGGCTTCAGACGCTCGACGCCGATGAGCGCCGCTACGTGCCGGGGCTCAATCCGGCGCGCTCGGATATCATCGTGGCCGGCTTGGCCGTGGCGGCGGAGGTGTTGGCGCGCTTCGACCCCCGTGATTTGCTCACCTCAGGGTACGGCATTCGGGAGGGCCTGCTCCTCGAGGCCGCGCGCGTCATGCCGCCGATTGTCGATCCCGGAGTGGCCCGCGAGCGGTCGGTGCGCGAATTCGCCGAGCGCTGTCATTACGAGGAACCGCACGCGCGGCAGGTGCAGCGCCTCGCCCTGCAGCTGTTCGATGCGCTCGCGAACCGCATGGCGCTCACGCCCGAGGATCGCCGTCTGCTCGCCGATGCGGCGCTCCTGCACGATGTGGGATACCACATCAACTACGAGAAGCACCACAAGCACTCGTTCCATCTCATCTCGCACGCGGAACTCCTCGGCATGACGCCCGCGGAGCAGGTGATGATTGCGCATATCGCGCGCTACCACCGCGGCGCGGCGCCCAAGAGCAAGCATGTGGGCTTCGGGGAGCTCGATCGCGCCTCGCGCGAACGCATCATCAAGCTCTCCGCGATCCTCCGCTTCGCCGACGGCATGGATCGCGGCCACGTTGCCGCCGTGGACACGGTGAGTGTGAAGTGGGGTGGCGAGGTCGTTCGCGTCCACCTGCGCGAGACGGAAGGCGCCACGAATGTGCGCCTGGAGTGCTGGGGCGCGAGCCGGAAGCGCCATCTGCTCGAAGACGTCCTCGCGCGCCGCATCGTCGTGGTGGCCCCCGACGGCACCGAAATCAGCGCCGACGATCTCGACGGCGAGTAG
- the ppk1 gene encoding polyphosphate kinase 1, which translates to MVGSSTSLALPYLNRELSWLDFNARVLEEALDERVPLLERLKFLAIFSTNLDEFYMVRVAGLRRKVHGGAPQYAPDPLQPSEQLEAIQVRVRELLDRRRKALRKELMPALAARGIQLVGMDALTEKERDRVHAFFESQVFPVLTPLAVDPGHPFPYISNLSLSLAVDIRDPITGKEHFARLKVPRSLPRWVSFGREHAFVPLEEVIGAHLDTLFTGMEVRRWYTFRITRYSDLDLGQIDQPEDLLETIEQQVFQRRFGEVVRLEVQRDMPEPMRQLLLEELGESETQMVAPLGPRDVHDFDELLELGDLMQLATLDIPELRDAPHSPAVPPAFRDARNVFEAIRERDILVHHPYESFTSSVEAFLEAAANDPNVLAIKLTLYRTSGDTAIVRALTEAAEAGKQVAVLIELQARFDEQNNITFARTMESYGIHVAYGLPGLKTHAKTVLVVRRDADGIRRYVHIGTGNYNSKTARHYTDMGLFTCEPQMCADIGDLFNSLTGVSRQRRYRRLAVAPASLRARVLELIDRETAHAQAGRGGRIIAKMNALVDPEVIAALYRASQAGVEIDLIVRGICCLVPGLPGTSDHIRVISIIGRFLEHSRIAYFANGGHPEYYIGSADWMPRNFDRRVETMAPIDDPTLHRGLQAVLATCLDDNRQAWQLGADGRYTRRAPGNQEPRATQQRLMKQPWGYEPPPSPKRKKKSGG; encoded by the coding sequence ATGGTTGGCTCGTCGACGTCGCTGGCCCTGCCGTATCTGAACCGCGAGCTCTCGTGGCTCGATTTCAATGCGCGCGTGCTGGAGGAGGCGCTCGACGAGCGGGTCCCACTGCTGGAGCGCCTCAAGTTCCTGGCGATCTTCAGCACGAATCTGGACGAGTTCTACATGGTCCGGGTGGCCGGGCTGCGTCGCAAGGTGCACGGGGGCGCGCCGCAGTACGCCCCCGATCCGCTGCAGCCGTCGGAGCAGCTCGAAGCCATTCAGGTTCGCGTCCGGGAACTGCTGGATCGCCGCCGCAAGGCGCTCCGCAAGGAGCTGATGCCTGCGCTCGCGGCGCGCGGTATTCAGCTTGTCGGGATGGACGCGCTGACGGAGAAGGAGCGCGACCGCGTGCACGCCTTCTTCGAGTCGCAGGTGTTCCCGGTACTGACGCCGCTCGCGGTCGATCCCGGGCATCCCTTCCCGTACATCTCGAATCTGTCGCTGTCCCTCGCGGTGGACATCCGGGATCCCATCACCGGCAAGGAGCACTTTGCGCGCCTGAAGGTGCCGCGATCGCTGCCGCGCTGGGTGAGCTTCGGGCGCGAGCACGCCTTTGTGCCGCTGGAAGAGGTGATCGGGGCTCATCTCGACACGCTCTTCACCGGGATGGAGGTGCGCCGCTGGTACACCTTCCGCATCACGCGTTACTCGGATCTCGACCTCGGCCAGATCGATCAGCCGGAAGACCTGCTCGAGACGATCGAGCAGCAGGTCTTCCAGCGTCGCTTCGGGGAAGTTGTACGGCTGGAGGTGCAGCGCGACATGCCCGAGCCCATGCGGCAGCTGCTGCTCGAGGAGCTGGGCGAGAGCGAAACGCAGATGGTCGCGCCACTCGGGCCGCGCGATGTGCATGACTTCGACGAGCTTCTCGAGCTGGGTGACCTGATGCAGCTCGCGACGCTCGACATCCCCGAGCTGCGCGACGCGCCTCACTCGCCGGCGGTGCCGCCGGCGTTTCGGGACGCCCGCAATGTCTTCGAGGCCATTCGCGAGCGGGACATTCTCGTCCATCACCCGTACGAGTCGTTCACGTCGTCAGTCGAGGCCTTCCTCGAGGCGGCGGCCAACGATCCGAATGTTCTCGCGATCAAGCTGACGCTCTATCGTACCTCCGGCGACACCGCGATCGTGCGGGCGCTCACCGAAGCCGCCGAAGCCGGCAAGCAGGTCGCGGTGCTGATCGAGCTGCAGGCGCGCTTCGATGAGCAGAACAACATCACCTTCGCGCGCACGATGGAAAGCTACGGCATCCACGTCGCGTACGGACTGCCGGGACTCAAGACGCACGCCAAGACCGTGCTCGTGGTCCGTCGCGATGCCGATGGCATCCGTCGGTACGTGCATATTGGCACGGGCAACTACAACTCCAAGACGGCGCGTCACTACACGGACATGGGGCTCTTCACCTGCGAGCCCCAGATGTGCGCCGATATTGGCGATCTGTTCAACTCGCTGACCGGCGTCTCGCGGCAGCGTCGCTATCGGCGGCTGGCGGTGGCGCCGGCGTCACTGCGGGCTCGGGTGCTGGAGCTGATCGATCGAGAGACCGCCCATGCACAGGCCGGGCGGGGCGGGCGAATCATCGCCAAGATGAATGCGCTGGTGGACCCCGAGGTCATCGCCGCCCTGTATCGCGCCTCGCAGGCCGGCGTCGAGATCGATCTCATCGTGCGCGGCATCTGCTGTCTCGTGCCGGGGCTGCCGGGGACCAGCGATCACATTCGGGTCATCAGCATCATCGGGCGCTTCCTCGAGCACTCCCGCATCGCCTACTTCGCGAATGGCGGGCATCCGGAGTACTACATCGGCTCGGCCGACTGGATGCCTCGCAACTTCGATCGCCGCGTCGAGACCATGGCGCCGATCGATGATCCGACGTTGCATCGGGGGCTGCAGGCGGTGTTGGCCACCTGTCTCGATGACAATCGGCAGGCGTGGCAGCTTGGCGCCGATGGGCGGTACACCCGCCGGGCGCCGGGCAATCAGGAGCCTCGCGCGACCCAGCAGCGCCTCATGAAGCAGCCGTGGGGCTACGAACCGCCGCCGAGCCCCAAGCGCAAGAAGAAGTCCGGCGGCTGA